A region from the Pelagovum pacificum genome encodes:
- a CDS encoding thiamine diphosphokinase: MIDPIVRSPTPVTLIGGAPARDNELETAVSFAPTVVAVDGGGDHALAAGLWPEAVIGDMDSLTKQGSQALEGRIHRIAEQSTTDFDKALRSIEAPLVIAVGMTGGRLDHELAAMTVLVRHPHRYCIVLGEENVTFVAPPRLTLDLPARDVFSLFPMRRVTGRSDGLRWPLDGLVFTPDDLIGTSNEVTGPVTLAMDDPGMLVILARDALGEVVRTLAALAERDAPRWPAPAR; this comes from the coding sequence ACCCTGATCGGCGGGGCGCCCGCCCGCGACAATGAGCTTGAAACGGCCGTTTCGTTTGCGCCGACAGTCGTGGCGGTGGACGGAGGAGGGGACCATGCACTCGCCGCCGGACTGTGGCCCGAAGCGGTGATCGGGGACATGGACAGCCTTACGAAACAGGGGTCTCAGGCCCTGGAGGGGCGAATCCACAGGATCGCGGAACAGTCCACCACGGACTTCGACAAGGCGCTCCGGTCCATCGAGGCACCGCTCGTCATCGCAGTGGGCATGACCGGCGGGCGACTCGACCACGAGCTGGCCGCGATGACGGTGCTCGTCCGTCATCCGCATCGCTATTGCATCGTCCTCGGTGAAGAAAACGTGACCTTCGTCGCGCCGCCTCGACTGACGCTCGACCTGCCGGCGCGGGACGTCTTCTCGCTTTTCCCGATGCGCCGCGTGACCGGTCGGTCCGACGGGCTCCGCTGGCCGCTGGACGGGCTGGTCTTCACGCCGGACGACCTGATCGGCACGTCGAACGAAGTGACGGGGCCGGTGACGCTGGCGATGGACGATCCAGGGATGCTGGTGATCCTCGCGCGCGATGCGCTTGGCGAGGTCGTCAGGACGCTGGCGGCGCTGGCGGAACGGGACGCACCGCGATGGCCCGCTCCCGCGCGATGA